A part of Drosophila ananassae strain 14024-0371.13 chromosome 2R, ASM1763931v2, whole genome shotgun sequence genomic DNA contains:
- the LOC26514671 gene encoding LOW QUALITY PROTEIN: uncharacterized protein LOC26514671 (The sequence of the model RefSeq protein was modified relative to this genomic sequence to represent the inferred CDS: inserted 1 base in 1 codon; substituted 2 bases at 2 genomic stop codons): protein MLDNKLDFVQILSSDRSTXXCPXMILQIIERLKKY from the exons ATGCTTGACAATAAATTAGATTTTGTGCAAATTCTCTCGTCCGATCGATCCACTTAATAGTGTC CCATGATATTGCAAATAATTGAAAGACTGAAGAAATACTGA
- the LOC6507096 gene encoding peritrophin-44 — MSKYLMYLCLVLVWRSHPSSADHFDECDGVEDETFVQSWESCQSYVYCQGEDSVKGDCDDGEYFDGETGGCDVAANVQCFLDEVDEPAEPEPEPEPEEPEDGNDSTPPTEAPSPPIQEPPTEIDFLDIAPVVKPNCPFSDDPSQVILMASNESCSNYYLCYHGHAMEMHCTNQLYFNSITGQCDLRENVQCAMDDPRDHKCLPHMTEFFPHPDKCNYFYYCIKGFLTLQQCPFYYGWDIERRSCVQINVAKCYGNSKRS, encoded by the exons ATGTCCAAATATTTGATGTACCTTTGTCTGGTGCTGGTGTGGAGGAGTCATCCATCCAGTGCAGATCACTTCGATGAGTGCGATGGTGTCGAAGACGAGACATTCGTCCAGAGCTGGGAGAGCTGTCAGTCGTACGTCTATTGCCAGGGTGAGGACTCCGTTAAAGGCGATTGCGACGACGGTGAGTACTTTGACGGCGAGACGGGGGGCTGCGATGTGGCGGCCAATGTACAATGCTTTCTGGACGAAGTCGATGAGCCAGCAGAACCGGAACCAGAACCCGAACCGGAAGAGCCCGAAGACGGCAACGACTCAACGCCGCCGACAGAAGCCCCGTCGCCTCCGATACAGGAGCCCCCCACCGAGATAGATTTCCTTGACATTGCTCCGGTGGTGAAGCCAAACTGTCCCTTCAGCGACGATCCCAGTCAGGTGATTCTAATGGCCAGCAATGAATCATGCAGCAATTACTATCTGTGCTACCACGGGCATGCCATGGAAATGCACTGCACCAATCAATTATACTTTAATTCAATCACCGGACAGTGTGATCTCCGAGAGAACGTCCAGTGTGCG ATGGACGATCCGAGAGACCATAAATGCCTGCCCCACATGACAGAGTTCTTTCCGCATCCGGATAAGTGCAACTATTTCTATTACTGCATCAAGGGCTTCCTGACGCTGCAACAGTGCCCCTTCTACTACGGCTGGGACATCGAACGCCGGAGCTGTGTGCAGATAAATGTGGCGAAATGTTACGGAAACTCCAAGCGTTCTTAG
- the LOC6507097 gene encoding uncharacterized protein LOC6507097 has translation MQKSSRFDILLIAYGLLVLFCAIHGLNITECNGRTGIVNNTLLSNCSYSYLNCSGADSLFCSTATNCSANFTCNETIVTPSNPETPTLATDPPSPTQSPSDVRRQCRQGVTKRFSYPQNCNYFYYCVDGFLLVEQCPIGYAFNGDTGACGGRLQNFVDCTLK, from the coding sequence ATGCAGAAATCTTCACGCTTTGACATTCTGCTGATCGCCTATGGCCTCCTAGTCCTTTTCTGCGCCATCCACGGATTAAATATTACAGAATGTAATGGACGGACTGGAATTGTTAACAACACCCTGCTCTCCAACTGCAGCTATTCCTACCTGAACTGCTCCGGAGCGGATTCATTGTTCTGCTCCACAGCCACCAATTGTAGTGCCAATTTCACTTGCAACGAAACCATTGTGACGCCTTCGAACCCGGAAACTCCAACCCTAGCAACGGACCCACCTTCACCCACCCAGTCACCGTCCGATGTGCGACGTCAGTGCCGGCAGGGTGTAACGAAGAGGTTCAGTTACCCACAGAATTGCAACTACTTCTATTACTGCGTGGATGGATTTCTGCTGGTGGAGCAGTGTCCCATAGGATATGCCTTCAATGGCGATACCGGAGCATGTGGGGGACGCCTTCAAAATTTCGTTGACTGTACGCTAAAgtga
- the LOC6507098 gene encoding uncharacterized protein LOC6507098 codes for MWQLILLACLLPGLQVRAAFLEDCKGVIIPKIPNENKECSQYVHCDGDNSYYCNGDCDEPVQCYQEDEEITTEAPPPTTTAQQTQEVSSEESTLVNTTTSTPAPPPETTLPPTTSNPITDARVHCRISGVNGVYPYPANSNYYYQCLGGFLLLQQCPQNFYFEAVQGLCISKKPYRSSVFQL; via the coding sequence ATGTGGCAGTTGATACTTCTGGCCTGCCTGCTGCCTGGCCTCCAGGTGCGGGCAGCCTTCCTGGAGGATTGCAAAGGGGTCATCATTCCCAAGAtaccaaacgaaaacaagGAGTGCAGCCAGTATGTTCATTGCGATGGCGATAACTCTTATTACTGCAATGGGGATTGCGATGAGCCGGTACAGTGCTATCAGGAAGATGAGGAAATCACCACAGAagcaccaccacccactaCTACAGCTCAGCAAACCCAGGAGGTGTCTTCAGAAGAGTCTACGCTGGTCAACACTACAACCTCAACACCGGCTCCACCCCCAGAAACCACTCTTCCACCCACAACCTCCAATCCCATCACCGATGCTCGAGTGCACTGCAGGATCAGTGGCGTAAACGGGGTATATCCCTATCCGGCAAACAGCAACTACTACTATCAGTGTTTGGGTGGTTTCCTCCTCCTACAGCAGTGCCCGCAGAACTTTTACTTCGAAGCGGTTCAAGGACTGTGTATTTCCAAAAAGCCCTATCGTTCATCGGTCTTCCAGCTATAA
- the LOC6507101 gene encoding uncharacterized protein LOC6507101: MRGKFQKSDYSPYQLIFRNEAEKMLKLWQYYPIFILVLGQSQADVFDECNGADRFSFVESPKSCAHYIYCDGDDSYDGECEDREYFSAELQLCEPMGDIDCRSGLPIPAESTNNTPNSESAPAPSENNSGPETEVVSSTVATTLSTTVAPPGPSVTVTSRPPTNETGGTISTGLYPSIEVAVTTLCPRQDNQSRIVLMPNRNSCSDYFICYQGDPLPMSCAASLHFNSRSGKCDHPENVKCLSMSSNPREQCKRHTIDVYPHPDNCNYFYQCRLGFLIVQQCPFFYGWDYEKRSCVALSQAKCYNKVQQRLSK; this comes from the exons ATGCGAGGTAAGTTCCAAAAGTCTGATTACTCACCATATCAGTTGATTTTCCGAAACGAAGCCGAGAAGATGCTAAAACTTTGGCAGTACTACCCGATATTTATCCTGGTCCTTGGCCAGAGCCAGGCTGATGTCTTTGACGAGTGCAACGGAGCCGATAGATTCAGCTTTGTTGAGTCGCCCAAGAGTTGTGCACATTACATATATTGCGATGGAGATGACTCATACGATGGGGAATGTGAGGACCGCGAGTACTTCAGTGCGGAGTTGCAATTGTGCGAGCCCATGGGCGATATAGATTGCCGCTCGGGCTTGCCCATACCGGCAGAGTCCACAAATAATACACCAAACTCTGAGAGCGCGCCGGCTCCGTCCGAGAATAATTCCGGACCAGAAACAGAGGTGGTTAGCTCCACCGTAGCCACTACTTTAAGCACTACAGTGGCTCCTCCGGGTCCATCGGTAACTGTGACATCCCGCCCCCCAACTAACGAAACTGGAGGCACTATCTCCACAGGACTCTACCCCAGCATAGAGGTGGCCGTGACCACTCTGTGCCCCAGGCAGGACAATCAGAGCCGTATCGTATTGATGCCAAATAGAAACTCCTGCTCGGACTATTTCATTTGCTATCAGGGGGATCCTCTTCCCATGAGCTGTGCGGCCAGTCTGCACTTTAATTCCCGTTCTGGCAAATGCGATCATCCCGAGAATGTCAAATGCTTG tCAATGAGTTCCAATCCACGAGAGCAGTGCAAACGGCATACCATCGATGTGTATCCTCATCCGGATAATTGCAATTATTTCTACCAATGCCGTCTGGGTTTCTTGATTGTCCAGCAGTGTCCTTTCTTCTATGGATGGGACTACGAGAAACGATCCTGCGTAGCTCTAAGTCAAGCTAAATGTTATAATAAAGTGCAACAGAGGTTAtcgaaataa
- the LOC6507100 gene encoding probable chitinase 10: MMLNTISVFIYLMGSHLLVSGQRNLKLSKPTNSVTIRQSGGRICSNHLVGEFVEHAEDCHMFYLCVDNGDAVLASCPPTMLFNSESRLCDAASNVRCRNATDSSGESNPPGTDANDLNNMVTDVDTYCATLAQQQSSDRIVYVGSSSSCSKYYICYYGQAILQECSSQLHWNAMTGKCDVPERAQCTLGAQEEERPSSGSSTFGPSGALSSDLIHCPPYGQHLYPHMQRCEFFIYCVKGHASLQRCPFYYFFDVSTKSCQWSRTALCVRDLNLTPQIK, encoded by the exons ATGATGCTTAATACGATATCAG TATTCATTTATTTGATGGGGAGCCATCTCCTAGTTTCTGGACAAAGGAACTTGAAGCTCTCGAAGCCCACCAATTCGGTGACCATTCGCCAGAGCGGAGGACGCATCTGTTCGAATCACTTGGTGGGTGAATTTGTGGAGCATGCGGAGGACTGCCACATGTTCTATCTGTGCGTCGATAATGGCGATGCCGTCCTTGCCTCCTGCCCACCCACAATGCTCTTCAACTCGGAGAGTCGACTCTGCGATGCGGCATCCAATGTGCGTTGCAGGAATGCCACGGACTCATCTGGAGAAAGCAATCCTCCCGGAACCGATGCCAACGATCTTAACAACATGGTCACGGATGTAGACACCTATTGCGCCACGTTAGCACAACAGCAGAGCAGTGATCGCATTGTTTATGTTGGCAGCtccagcagctgcagcaagtACTACATCTGCTACTATGGCCAGGCCATTTTGCAAGAGTGTAGTTCGCAGTTGCACTGGAATGCGATGACCGGCAAATGTGATGTTCCGGAGCGAGCACAGTGCACGTTGGGCGCCCAGGAGGAGGAGAGGCCGTCGAGTGGGAGTTCTACTTTTGGCCCAAGTGGAGCACTTTCGAGTGATCTCATCCACTGTCCGCCTTACGGACAGCATCTGTATCCGCACATGCAGCGATGCGAATTTTTTATATACTGTGTCAAGGGCCATGCAAGTTTGCAGCGTTGCccgttttattatttctttgatgTATCAACCAAAAGTTGTCAGTGGTCGCGCACGGCTTTGTGTGTGCGTGATTTAAACTTGACACcacaaataaaatag